In Mangifera indica cultivar Alphonso chromosome 1, CATAS_Mindica_2.1, whole genome shotgun sequence, a single genomic region encodes these proteins:
- the LOC123227138 gene encoding mitogen-activated protein kinase 19-like has protein sequence MQQDQPKKELKVKDFFTEYGDANRYKILEVIGKGSYGVVCAAIDTHSGEKVAIKKIHDVFEHISDAIRILREVKLLRLLRHPDIVEIKRIMLPPSKREFKDIYVVFELMESDLHQVIKANDDLTCEHHQFFLYQMLRALKYMHTANVYHRDLKPKNILANANCKLKVCDFGLARVAFSDTPTTVFWTDYVATRWYRAPELCGSFFSKYTPAIDIWGIGCIFAEILTGKPLFPGKSVVHQLDLITDLLGTPSPETIAGVRNDKARKYLTEMRKKPPVPFAQKFPKVDPSALRLLQRLIAFDPKDRPTAGEALADPYFKGLSKIEREPSCQPIAKLEFEFERRRVTKEDIRELLYREILEYHPQLLKDYLNGTEGTNFFYPSAIDQFRKQFAYLEENSGRSGPVIPPERKHVSLPRSTVHSSTIPPNIQQNAASTENHQMTNEAARNFRVTDAMSGMQSKVLRPPPRIPTAKPGRVVGSVVPYENGRSVKDTYNARTAYRNAALPPQAVSPNCFFWTNNVNQDKYGAEAARGSSHVKPEPQQYIMAAKPVPGMPVDVNTNPYHQPQAKVDQLTERITIDAKLLQAQSQFGAVGAAAVAVAARRNVGTLQYGLS, from the exons ATGCAGCAAGATCAGCCCAAGAAG GAATTGAAAGTCAAGGATTTTTTCACTGAGTACGGTGATGCCAACAGATACAAAATTCTGGAAGTTATTGGGAAGGGAAGCTATGGAGTTGTTTGTGCAGCAATTGACACACATTCTGGAGAGAAAGTGGCAATCAAGAAGATACATGATGTTTTTGAGCATATATCTGATGCCATTCGGATCCTGCGTGAAGTCAAGTTACTCAGGCTCTTAAGGCATCCTGATATTGTCGAAATAAAGCGCATCATGTTGCCACCGTCAAAGAGGGAGTTTAAAGACATATATGTGGTTTTTGAGCTCATGGAATCTGATCTTCATCAAGTCATCAAAGCTAATGATGACTTGACCTGTGAACACCATCAGTTTTTTCTTTACCAGATGCTACGTGCACTTAAATATATGCATACAG CTAATGTGTACCATCGGGATcttaaaccaaaaaatattttggcaAATGCCAATTGCAAACTCAAAGTTTGTGATTTTGGACTTGCAAGAGTTGCATTTAGTGACACTCCAACTACAGTTTTTTGGACG GATTATGTCGCTACAAGATGGTATAGGGCTCCAGAGCTGTGTGGATCATTCTTTTCAAAG TATACACCAGCAATTGATATTTGGGGTATTGGCTGCATATTTGCTGAGATATTGACTGGGAAGCCATTGTTTCCTGGTAAAAGTGTTGTCCATCAATTAGATTTGATCACTGATCTTCTTGGAACACCATCACCCGAAACCATTGCCGGA GTTCGAAATGATAAAGCAAGAAAATACTTGACAGAAATGCGGAAGAAACCTCCTGTGCCATTTGCACAGAAATTCCCAAAGGTAGATCCTTCAGCACTTAGGCTATTGCAAAGGTTGATAGCATTTGATCCAAAGGATCGGCCTACTGCTGGAGAG GCACTTGCTGATCCTTACTTTAAAGGTCTGTCCAAAATTGAGAGAGAACCTTCTTGTCAGCCAATCGCAAAGttggaatttgaatttgagaggcGAAGGGTGACAAAGGAGGACATTAGAGAACTATTATACCGGGAGATACTGGAATACCATCCTCAGCTGCTCAAAGATTATCTGAATGGAACTGAAGGCACAAATTTTTTCTATCCCAG TGCCATAGACCAATTCAGAAAGCAATTTGCATAtcttgaggaaaatagtggcAGAAGTGGCCCAGTGATTCCTCCAGAACGAAAGCATGTCTCACTTCCACG GTCAACGGTTCACTCAAGTACAATCCCTCCTAACATACAGCAGAATGCAGCCTCTACTGAGAACCACCAAATGACTAATGAAGCTGCTAGGAATTTTAGAGTAACAGATGCGATGTCCGGAATGCAGTCCAAGGTTTTACGGCCACCACCTAGAATTCCAACAG CAAAACCAGGAAGAGTTGTTGGATCGGTTGTACCATATGAGAATGGCAGGAGTGTTAAAGATACCTACAATGCAAGGACAGCTTACAGAAATGCAGCCCTTCCTCCACAAGCTGTTTCACCTAACTGTTTCTTCTGGACCAACAACGTGAATCAAGATAAGTATGGAGCTGAGGCTGCTAGGGGTTCTTCCCATGTTAAGCCAGAACCCCAACAGTACATCATGGCTGCTAAGCCAGTTCCTGGCATGCCAGTTGACGTTAACACAAATCCATATCACCAACCACAAGCCAAAGTAGATCAATTGACTGAACGAATCACCATTGATGCAAAGTTGCTACAGGCTCAGTCCCAGTTTGGTGCAGTTGGTGCTGCTGCTGTTGCCGTAGCTGCACGTAGGAATGTGGGAACGCTGCAGTATGGATTGTCTTAG
- the LOC123218817 gene encoding SH2 domain-containing protein B-like — MGEIVIKSEDYSLLKDLTVKFEAQEEGFTFCFWVYLLKTCTFPAPLISQVDISGSAPFLVLNEKKILKLFPLTSLDHEALDPENSTLLTEVPHASMETEFPSEKWVHVGCKVSVDSVLLHIDGGIVAEQPLSSFFCEDSMSNSLKRITLVGSDVQGFVHHAKVLPLNFSVSEHYAKDPPLQLSIDNSSASEIEEDSDGVWSIVGGKASCRRIFSVDVQLLNAFGEPVNKELEVIASLLYADNGGPVEKTSDGEAPLLTSYDGIEYASCDRPSKMLHGFASFKLKISQLSSKCDNRLFRIRFEVPKVAGYPFLEALSHPIRCISRNRTIRTFPMVNKKTPAAIHLLDGSQSCGFDDGSAEFQHNTVREAKPSPSSKRVRLEQENISVMEQPGGECNSHPWTANKAENALAKSSNGRHENFVEADNSPSDSESTGARNSSFKSMLSSGDSVSDLTIFKYCLGNLAEKSRVLKEIVTSSSDDEVLEFAHQVSIYSGCSHHRYQIIIAKKLIEEGRNAWNSISQNNHHVHWGSAIFEIEEQFMKISCCSTRSLTQQDFDLLRRIAGCGDYMAQENFEKLWCWLYPVAFTLSQDWINTTWKSTSPKWIEGFITKEEAEYSLQGPRGLQEPGTFILRFPTSRSWPHPDAGSLIVTYVGTDYSIHHRQVSVDYIYREKDVKPLQELLLAEPELSRWGRIRRTHYT, encoded by the exons ATGGGTGAAATTGTGATAAAAAGTGAAGATTATAGTTTGCTTAAGGATCTCACAGTGAAATTTGAAGCACAAGAAGAGGGTTTCACTTTTTGTTTCTGGGTTTATCTCCTCAAGACTTGCACATTTCCTGCTCCACTCATTAGTCAG GTGGATATTTCTGGCAGTGCTCCCTTTCTAGTGCTAAACGAGAAGAAAATATTGAAGCTTTTTCCTTTGACTTCATTAGACCATGAAGCCCTTGATCCTGAAAATTCTACTCTGTTGACAGAAGTTCCCCATGCATCTATGGAGACTGAATTTCCTTCTGAAAAATGGGTTCATGTTGGATGCAAG GTCTCTGTTGATTCTGTTCTACTTCATATTGATGGGGGAATTGTGGCCGAGCAGCCTCTATCTTCATTTTTCTGTGAAGATTCAATGTCAAATTCTTTGAAGAGGATAACATTGGTTGGTAGTGATGTGCAAGGTTTTGTCCACCATGCAAAAGTCTTGCCTCTAAACTTTTCTGTCAGTGAACACTATGCTAAG GACCCACCTTTGCAATTATCTATTGATAATTCATCTGCCTCTGAGATTGAAGAAGATAGCGATGGTGTTTGGAGCATTGTCGGTGGCAAG GCATCTTGCCGCAGGATCTTTTCTGTGGATGTTCAATTATTAAATGCATTTGGAGAGCCTGTAAACAAGGAACTTGAG GTTATCGCTTCACTTTTGTATGCTGACAATGGTGGCCCTGTAGAGAAGACAAGTGATGGAGAAGCTCCCCTTTTGACAAGTTATGATGGAATTGAATATGCGTCTTGTGATAGACCTAGTAAAATGTTGCATGGGTTTGCTTCCTTTAAGCTGAAGATATCTCAG CTTTCATCCAAGTGCGACAACAGGTTGTTCCGTATTAGGTTTGAAGTACCAAAAGTTGCTGGGTATCCTTTCCTGGAGGCTCTTTCCCATCCAATTCGTTGTATCTCAAGAAATCGTACTATACGCACATTCCCTATGGTAAACAAAAAAACCCCAGCTGCTATCCATCTACTTGATGGATCTCAATCATGCGGATTTGATGATGGATCTGCAGAATTTCAACACAATACTGTACGTGAAGCAAAACCTAGTCCATCTTCAAAGCGGGTGAGGTTggaacaagaaaatatatctgTCATGGAGCAACCTGGAGGGGAATGCAACTCTCATCCCTGGACCGCTAATAAG GCTGAGAATGCACTTGCAAAGAGTTCGAATGGGAGACATGAAAACTTTGTGGAAGCAGACAACTCCCCATCTGATTCAGAGAGCACTGGAGCAAGAAACTCATCTTTCAAGAGTATGCTAAGTAGTGGAGATTCAGTTTCGGACTTAACAATCTTTAAGTACTGCCTGGGAAACTTGGCTGAGAAATCTCGTGTGCTCAAGGAGATTGTAACCTCTTCTTCTGATGATGAGGTGTTGGAGTTTGCACATCAAGTATCCATTTACTCCGGATGTTCTCACCACAG GTATCAAATAATCATTGCAAAGAAATTGATTGAAGAAGGAAGAAATGCTTGGAATTCAATCTCTCAAAACAACCATCATGTTCATTGGGGTAGTGCAATTTTCGAAATTGAGGAGCAATTCATGAAGATTTCATGCTGCAGTACTAGATCTCTCACACAACAg GACTTTGACCTTCTGAGGAGAATTGCTGGATGTGGAGATTATATGGCCCAGGAAAACTTTGAGAAGCTGTGGTGTTGGTTATACCCTGTTGCTTTTACATTATCTCAAGATTGGATAAATACCACATGGAAGTCCACATCCCCCAAGTGGATAGAAGGCTTTATTACAAAGGAAGAAGCTGAATATTCACTTCAGGGCCCGAGGGGCCTTCAGGAGCCTGGAACATTTATCCTCCGGTTTCCCACTTCAAGAAGCTGGCCCCATCCTGATGCAGGAAGCTTAATTGTGACATATGTTGGCACTGATTACAGCATCCATCACAGGCAGGTTTCTGTTGATTATATTTACAG GGAGAAGGATGTGAAACCTCTGCAAGAATTGCTATTGGCAGAGCCGGAGCTCTCTCGATGGGGAAG GATCAGAAGAACTCACTACACCTGA
- the LOC123225216 gene encoding agamous-like MADS-box protein AGL97, with amino-acid sequence MKASRKIPMQKRETRAQRAVSFSKRRCGLFNKAAELCMLSGAQIAIVVSSPCSKESIFSFGYPSVDSVFHAFLHNRVPERADKEIMKSAISLSSEIKAFVKEPENRENIDGFLKDVEDLEESFESIDELLVVQEKVEKLRNNALMRLNDLPSKVFASGFTSDSATSNFGNNHVDNIDFSNGISTALASDFSHFDQILMNGDNNSVYNPCFSKKLANNRFYNSNANVGFNNASTSNAVYPVGNPVNNDEFNNIYQEAEFGAKNKFISNPEDDFNHGVPQNSMETHVKYENKEFPLYPYADSDAVSYADCAHQNIIITNFAVKGVPLATCLVLWKVLNSPGEQADTMEAMDIVGPAVAPFSCTEYNSASSYQNNYKES; translated from the exons ATGAAAGCAAGCAGAAAGATTCCTATGCAGAAACGTGAAACCAGAGCTCAAAGGGCCGTTAGTTTCTCAAAGAGGCGTTGTGGGTTATTTAACAAAGCTGCAGAATTGTGCATGCTTTCTGGAGCTCAAATTGCCATAGTGGTTTCTTCACCTTGTTCGAAAGAAagcattttttcttttggataccCTTCAGTTGATTCTGTGTTCCATGCTTTTCTTCATAATCGTGTTCCTGAGCGGGCGGATAAGGAGATTATGAAGTCAGCTATTTCTCTTTCTAGTGAAATCAAGGCATTTGTGAAAGAACCTGAGAATAGAGAGAACATTGATGGGTTCTTGAAGGATGTTGAAGACCTGGAAGAGAGTTTTGAGTCCATTGATGAGTTGCTTGTTGTTCAAGAAAAGGTGGAAAAATTGAGAAACAATGCTTTGATGAGGTTGAATGACTTGCCTTCAAAGGTCTTTGCTTCAGGTTTTACTTCTGATTCTGCTACTTCAAATTTTGGGAATAATCATGTTGACAATATTGATTTTAGCAACGGAATTAGCACTGCTTTGGCTTctgatttttctcattttgatCAGATTCTTATGAATGGTGATAACAACTCTGTTTACAATCCTTGTTTTTCTAAGAAACTTGCAAACAATAGATTTTACAATAGCAATGCTAATGTGGGATTCAACAATGCCTCAACTTCTAATGCTGTTTATCCTGTTGGGAATCCTGTGAATAATGATGAATTTAACAACATTTACCAGGAAGCTGAATTTGGGGCGAAGAACAAATTTATTTCCAATCCTGAAGATGATTTTAACCATGGTGTTCCTCAGAATTCGATGGAGACGCATGTCAAGTACGAAAACAAAGAGTTTCCACTGTACCCTTATGCCGATTCAGATGCAGTCAGTTATGCAGATTGTGCTCACCAGAACATCATCATCACAAATTTTGCTGTGAAGGGTGTGCCCCTTGCAACT TGTTTGGTTCTCTGGAAAGTATTGAACTCTCCAGGGGAGCAAGCAGACACTATGGAGGCAATGGATATTGTTGGGCCTGCTGTTGCACCCTTCTCCTGTACTGAGTATAATTCTGCCTCATCATATCAAAACAACTACAAGGAAAGTTAA